The Triticum dicoccoides isolate Atlit2015 ecotype Zavitan chromosome 6A, WEW_v2.0, whole genome shotgun sequence genome has a window encoding:
- the LOC119319026 gene encoding uncharacterized protein LOC119319026 — MATVGASTATNQVEQAVCVHSNSGRDTQQTCVLSWESLNADMLELIAERVLSSDLLHYVWFRAVCKKWRAATPCPLGHGVVDPRFHPRQWMMFPEGNGLHPGHAALGGYIRFLNIDTGIFIRVHLPCFEDHSVLDCPDCLLLLQRKKDAAICLLHPFTGDVAEFPPLASLCLYMSKFGSFLHGPYDLRLRMVHAAVSVHVGGSVTITLALSHAERMAYASTGDKHWTHTSWMMCGMRTALPFRGSLYMVRSSKNKPSHIMRVDPPDSSSSSSWPSTPPQMIATCSALPKPYLVECDSELLLVGYTHRKSRLLVFRLSDLLLGVVAMPLTSIGDHTLFIGTWSMSVNSRNSVTFLSPPNNGQLQQYDLGRGTWSPLCDGNFRSACGPMPRPYSLVHHIVSCCQRLYWISGHIWTRHHHSDPCCRRLLQ; from the coding sequence ATGGCAACTGTTGGAGCAAGCACAGCCACCAACCAAGTTGAGCAAGCTGTCTGTGTGCACAGTAACAGTGGGCGAGACACTCAACAAACCTGTGTCCTGTCCTGGGAGTCGTTGAATGCTGATATGCTGGAGCTGATCGCTGAACGGGTACTCTCTAGCGACCTGCTGCACTACGTCTGGTTCCGCGCGGTGTGCAAAAAGTGGCGTGCCGCCACTCCTTGCCCGCTCGGCCATGGCGTGGTAGACCCGCGCTTTCACCCACGGCAATGGATGATGTTTCCAGAGGGCAACGGGCTTCACCCCGGCCACGCTGCATTGGGCGGCTACATCCGCTTCCTCAACATCGACACCGGCATCTTCATCCGTGTGCACCTGCCGTGCTTCGAGGATCACTCCGTGCTCGACTGCCCTGACTGCCTCCTTCTCCTGCAGCGCAAGAAGGACGCTGCTATCTGCCTCCTCCACCCCTTCACCGGTGATGTTGCCGAGTTCCCTCCCCTTGCCTCCCTCTGCTTGTACATGAGCAAGTTCGGTAGCTTTCTGCATGGCCCTTACGATCTTCGACTACGGATGGTCCACGCGGCTGTCTCTGTCCATGTGGGTGGCAGTGTTACCATCACGCTCGCGCTCAGCCACGCCGAGCGCATGGCATACGCATCCACCGGTGACAAGCACTGGACTCACACAAGCTGGATGATGTGTGGCATGAGGACAGCATTGCCATTCCGTGGCAGCCTCTACATGGTGAGGAGCTCGAAAAACAAACCTTCACACATCATGCGTGTTGATCCACCAGACAGCTCCAGTTCCTCCTCGTGGCCGTCTACACCGCCACAAATGATCGCGACATGTTCAGCTCTGCCTAAGCCTTACCTGGTGGAGTGTGATTCTGAACTTCTTCTGGTTGGCTACACCCACAGAAAGTCCCGGCTTTTGGTTTTCCGGCTCTCTGACCTCCTGCTTGGAGTTGTTGCCATGCCATTGACAAGCATCGGTGACCACACCCTCTTCATTGGCACTTGGAGCATGTCCGTCAACTCCAGGAACTCCGTCACCTTTCTCAGCCCACCTAACAATGGCCAACTGCAGCAATATGATCTGGGCAGGGGTACCTGGTCGCCGCTATGTGATGGAAACTTCCGCAGTGCCTGCGGCCCCATGCCAAGGCCATACAGTCTTGTCCACCACATTGTCAGTTGTTGCCAGCGTCTTTACTGGATCAGTGGACACATCTGGACCCGCCACCATCATTCTGATCCTTGTTGCCGACGTCTTCTGCAGTGA
- the LOC119315338 gene encoding tyrosine-sulfated glycopeptide receptor 1-like: MKSLNRSQRSRFPIPFFGLALVLLVFLASPTRSCTEQEKSSLLQLLAGLSQDGGLTASWRSNTDCCRWEGISCSLNRMVTDVVLAYRGLEGSISPFLGNLTSLLRFDLSHNLLSGGLPLELLQSSSILVLDVSFNRLTGGLSELPSSTPVRPLQVLNISSNLFTGRFPSTIWEVMKSLVALNASTNSFTGQMPTMSCVSAPSFAVLELSFNKFSGNIPPGLSNCSLLKLLSAGNNHLSGTLPDELFKVTTLEHLSLPFNWLEGELKGIINLTNLVTLDLGKNEFRGNIPESIGELKKLEELLLDHNSMSGELPSALSNCTNLVTLDLKVNHFNGEFTKINFLSLPNLKILDILSNDFTGTIPESIYSCSKLTALRLSFNHFHGQLSEKIGNLKSLSFLALVNLSLTNITRTLQILGSSRSLTTIFIGFNFLHETMPEDDNIGGFENLQVLSMNYCSLSGTLPGWLSKLTKLGMLFLQSNQLTGPIPDWISSLKLLFYLDLSNNSFTGEIPTALMEMPMLKSDKTAPKIFSELPLYFFSPFVEYLKPGAFPKVLNLGINNFTGVIPEEIGQLQGLLLLNLSSNKLSGEIPQQIGTLTNLQLLDLSSNHFTSTIPATLNNLHFLSKFNISNNDLEGSIPTAGQLSTFPDSSFDGNPKLCGLMIVNHCGSAEAASESIISREQIGSKVIFAIAFGAFFGVGVLYDQMVLARYFG, translated from the coding sequence ATGAAGTCACTCAATCGCTCGCAGAGGAGCCGATTTCCCATACCTTTCTTTGGTTTGGCTCTTGTACTACTGGTCTTCTTGGCTTCTCCCACCAGATCCTGCACAGAGCAGGAGAAGAGTTCCCTTCTCCAGCTTCTTGCTGGGCTCTCGCAGGATGGTGGTCTCACGGCATCATGGCGGAGCAACACGGACTGCTGCAGGTGGGAAGGGATCAGCTGCAGCCTGAATAGGATGGTCACTGATGTTGTGCTAGCTTATCGAGGGCTCGAGGGGTCCATTTCGCCGTTTCTAGGCAACCTCACCAGCTTGTTGCGATTCGATCTCTCCCACAACTTGCTGTCTGGTGGCTTACCGCTAGAATTGTTGCAGTCCAGCAGCATCCTTGTCCTTGACGTCAGTTTTAACCGCCTGACAGGAGGCCTGAGTGAGCTGCCATCTTCCACCCCTGTGCGGCCTCTGCAGGTACTAAACATCTCGAGCAACTTGTTTACAGGAAGATTTCCATCCACTATATGGGAGGTGATGAAGAGCCTCGTTGCCCTCAATGCCAGCACCAACAGTTTTACCGGGCAGATGCCAACTATGTCTTGTGTTAGCGCGCCATCTTTTGCAGTGCTTGAGCTCAGTTTTAACAAATTCAGTGGAAACATTCCTCCAGGACTCAGCAATTGCTCCCTGCTGAAATTGCTCAGCGCTGGCAACAACCACCTCAGTGGAACACTTCCAGATGAACTCTTCAAGGTTACCACATTAGAGCACCTCTCGTTACCTTTCAATTGGTTAGAAGGAGAGCTCAAAGGCATCATCAATCTAACAAATCTGGTCACCCTTGATCTTGGGAAGAATGAGTTCAGAGGCAACATACCAGAATCTATAGGTGAGCTGAAGAAGTTGGAGGAGCTTCTCTTGGATCACAACAGCATGTCAGGGGAGCTTCCGTCAGCGCTGAGCAACTGCACAAACCTCGTAACGCTTGACCTCAAGGTAAACCATTTTAACGGAGAATTTACCAAGATCAACTTTTTAAGCCTGCCCAATCTAAAAATATTAGATATTCTTTCCAACGACTTCACTGGCACAATTCCAGAAAGCATATACTCCTGCAGCAAGCTAACCGCACTACGGCTATCTTTCAATCATTTCCATGGCCAATTGTCAGAAAAGATAGGCAATCTGAAGTCTCTCTCGTTTCTAGCACTTGTTAACCTCTCCCTTACGAATATCACAAGAACACTTCAGATCCTTGGGAGTTCCAGGAGCCTCACCACTATTTTTATTGGGTTCAATTTCCTTCATGAGACCATGCCAGAGGATGACAACATTGGTGGTTTTGAGAATCTTCAGGTTCTTTCTATGAATTATTGTTCATTGTCTGGAACATTACCTGGTTGGTTATCAAAGCTCACCAAGTTGGGGATGCTATTTTTGCAAAGCAATCAACTTACTGGACCAATACCTGACTGGATCAGCAGCCTAAAGTTGCTCTTCTATCTAGACTTATCAAACAACAGCTTTACGGGGGAAATTCCAACTGCCTTAATGGAGATGCCAATGCTAAAATCAGACAAGACTGCACCGAAGATCTTCTCTGAGCTGCCTCTTTATTTTTTCAGTCCATTTGTCGAATACCTCAAACCTGGTGCTTTTCCAAAAGTGCTCAATCTAGGCATCAATAATTTCACTGGTGTGATCCCAGAGGAGATCGGTCAGTTACAAGGGCTCCTTTTACTCAATTTGAGTTCCAACAAATTATCTGGAGAGATTCCACAACAGATAGGCACCTTGACGAACCTGCAGCTGCTCGACTTGTCCAGCAACCATTTCACTAGTACAATTCCGGCCACACTAAACAATCTGCACTTCCTTTCCAAATTCAACATTTCTAATAATGACCTCGAAGGCTCTATTCCAACTGCGGGCCAGCTTAGCACATTTCCAGATTCTAGCTTTGATGGAAACCCAAAATTGTGTGGTCTGATGATTGTAAACCATTGCGGTTCAGCAGAAGCAGCTTCAGAGTCCATCATCTCCAGAGAACAAATTGGCAGTAAGGTCATCTTTGCGATCGCCTTTGGTGCTTTCTTTGGCGTAGGAGTCCTATATGATCAGATGGTCTTAGCCAGATATTTTGGCTAA